A single Cydia splendana unplaced genomic scaffold, ilCydSple1.2 scaffold_42_ctg1, whole genome shotgun sequence DNA region contains:
- the LOC134805575 gene encoding uncharacterized protein LOC134805575 gives MGEFNLKIALSLIPSMTDDEVAINQLIDSIEYYDSTLKSDAKQQFINFVLKNRLTQVAKLKLSSSYTSVQNLVTDMKKLLLPKKSATAIQNKLQTLKQGESSIDDFGQKLSKMFVDLTIAQSDGDSNAFKVLKGLNEKQAIKRFADGLRNRRVSTIIAARDYDSLKDAIQGAKDEETTSSNTSSDVFSFNHRKTTYFSRGYVRGRGSYRGQPHYSSGARTLHNPGHSATGASYNYRSRGAGRGGYQFQSNHRGRNYQGNRGKSNTFHGNNGYRNNRIFTAETETDENVSPNQFFRG, from the coding sequence atggGCGAGTTTAACTTGAAAATAGCGCTTTCATTAATACCGTCCATGACTGACGATGAAGTTGCAATTAATCAATTAATAGACTCTATAGAATACTACGACTCTACCTTAAAAAGTGACGCGAAACAACAGTTCATAAACTTTGTCTTGAAAAATAGACTTACACAAGTAGCTAAATTAAAGTTAAGTTCGTCATACACTTCTGTCCAAAATTTAGTGACAGATATGAAAAAACTATTGTTGCCTAAAAAATCAGCCACAgctattcaaaataaattgcAGACCTTGAAACAAGGAGAGTCTTCGATTGAtgactttggtcaaaaattgtCGAAAATGTTTGTAGATCTCACGATCGCGCAATCAGACGGTGACTCAAATGCATTTAAAGTATTAAAAGGTCTTAATGAAAAACAAGCGATTAAAAGATTCGCGGACGGATTGCGCAATCGTCGAGTAAGTACAATTATTGCAGCTCGCGATTACGACTCTTTAAAAGACGCCATACAGGGTGCCAAGGACGAAGAGACGACTTCAAGCAATACGTCAAGTGATGTATTTTCTTTTAACCATCGTAAAACAACTTATTTCAGTAGAGGGTACGTTCGAGGGCGTGGCTCTTATAGGGGGCAACCACACTACTCTTCAGGCGCAAGGACGCTACACAACCCAGGACATTCGGCAACAGGAGCATCATACAACTACAGGAGCAGAGGAGCTGGCAGAGGAGGCTACCAGTTCCAGAGCAATCACCGAGGCAGAAACTATCAAGGAAACCGAGGTAAGTCTAACACTTTTCATGGAAACAATGGATATCGCAACAACCGTATTTTTACGGCTGAAACTGAAACTGATGAAAATGTGAGCCCAAATCAGTTTTTTCGTGGATAA